In Quercus robur chromosome 10, dhQueRobu3.1, whole genome shotgun sequence, a genomic segment contains:
- the LOC126703647 gene encoding guanosine nucleotide diphosphate dissociation inhibitor 2-like yields MDEEYDVVVLGTGLKECILSGLLSVDGLKVLHMDRNDYYGGESTSLNLIQLWKRFRGNDKPPAHLGSSRDYNVDMIPKFMMANGTLVRVLIHTDVTKYLYFKAVDGSFVYNKGKVHKVPATDMETLKSPLMGIFEKRRAHKFFIYVHDYNETDPKTHDGMDLTRVTTRELIAKYGLDDNTVDVIGHALALHRDDHYLDEPALDTIKRMKLYVESLARFQGGSPYIYPLYGLGELPQAFARLSAVYGGTYMLNKPECKVEFNEEGQVLGVTSEGETARCKKVVCDPSYLPNKVRRVGRVARAIAIMSHPIPNTNDSHSVQVILPQKQLGRKSDMYLFCCSYSHNVAPKGKFIAFVSTEAETDHPGTELKAGIDLLGPVDEIFFDIYDRYEPVNEPTLDNCFISTSYDATTHFESTVLDVLNMYTMITGKVLDLSVDLSAASAAEE; encoded by the exons ATGGATGAAGAGTATGACGTGGTAGTGTTGGGTACTGGTCTCAAGGAATGCATCCTTAGCGGTCTTCTCTCCGTTGATGGCCTCAAG GTTCTGCACATGGATAGGAATGATTATTATGGAGGAGAGTCAACATCGCTTAATCTTATTCAG cTCTGGAAGAGGTTCAGAGGAAACGACAAGCCTCCGGCACATTTGGGCTCAAGTAGGGATTATAATGTTGACATGATACCAAAG TTTATGATGGCAAATGGCACTCTTGTTCGTGTCCTCATTCATACAGATGTTACCAAGTATTTGTACTTCAAAGCTGTTGATGGCAGCTTCGTCTACAATAAAGGAAAG GTTCACAAGGTTCCAGCAACTGATATGGAGACACTCAAATCCCCATTGATGGGTATATTTGAAAAGCGCCGTGCTCATAAGTTCTTTATTTATGTTCATGATTATAATGAGACTGATCCCAAAACACATGACGGGATGGACTTGACTAGAGTGACAACTAGAGAACTGATAGC AAAATATGGTCTGGATGACAACACTGTGGACGTTATCGGTCATGCATTAGCACTTCATAGAGATGATCACTACCTTGATGAACCTGCACTTGATACCATAAAGAGAATGAAG CTTTATGTGGAGTCTCTTGCACGTTTTCAAGGAGGATCACCATACATTTATCCTTTGTATGGATTGGGAGAGCTCCCCCAG GCATTTGCACGACTTAGTGCTGTTTATGGTGGGACATATATGTTGAACAAACCTGAGTGTAAG GTGGAGTTCAATGAGGAAGGTCAAGTTCTTGGTGTCACATCAGAAGGGGAAACTGCTAGGTGCAAAAAAGTTGTCTGTGATCCTTCATACTTGCCCAACAAG GTTAGGAGGGTTGGTAGGGTTGCAAGGGCAATTGCCATAATGAGCCACCCAATCCCAAACACCAATGATTCTCATTCAGTGCAAGTTATCCTGCCACAGAAACAGTTGGGTCGCAAGTCAGACAT GTATCTTTTCTGTTGCTCTTATTCTCACAACGTTGCTCCAAAGGGAAAATTTATTGCATTTGTTTCAACAGAGGCGGAGACTGATCATCCTGGGACTGAACTTAAGGCAGGAATTGACCTTCTAGGGCCTGTTGATGAGATATTCTTTGATATTTATGACAGATACGAACCAGTCAATGAACCGACCTTGGACAATTGCTTTATATCAACT AGTTACGATGCAACAACACACTTTGAGTCAACTGTCTTGGACGTACTCAACATGTATACCATGATAACTGGGAAg GTTCTTGATCTCAGCGTGGATTTAAGTGCTGCCAGTGCTGCAGAGGAGTGA
- the LOC126703646 gene encoding guanosine nucleotide diphosphate dissociation inhibitor 2 — translation MDEEYDVVVLGTGLKECILSGLLSVDGLKVLHMDRNDYYGGESTSLNLIQLWKRFRGNDKPPAHLGSSRDYNVDMIPKFMMANGTLVRVLIHTDVTKYLYFKAVDGSFVYNKGKVHKVPATDMEALKSPLMGIFEKRRARKFFIYVQDYNETDPKTHDGMDLTRVTTRELIAKYGLDDNTVDFIGHALALHRDDRYLDEPALDTVKRMKLYAESLARFQGGSPYIYPLYGLGELPQAFARLSAVYGGTYMLNKPECKVEFNEVGQVLGVTSEGETARCKKVVCDPSYLPNKVRKVGRVARAIAIMSHPIPNTNESHSVQVILPQKQLGRKSDMYLFCCSYSHNVAPKGKFIAFVSTEAETDHPETELKAGIDLLGPVDEIFFDIYDRYEPVNEPTLDNCFISTSYDATTHFESTVLDVLNMYTMITGKVLDLSVDLSAASAAEE, via the exons ATGGATGAAGAGTATGATGTGGTAGTGTTGGGTACTGGTCTCAAGGAATGCATTCTTAGCGGTCTTCTCTCCGTTGACGGCCTcaag GTTCTGCACATGGATAGGAATGATTATTATGGAGGAGAGTCAACATCACTTAATCTTATTCAG cTCTGGAAGAGGTTCAGGGGAAATGATAAGCCTCCGGCACATTTGGGCTCAAGTAGGGATTATAATGTTGACATGATACCAAAG TTTATGATGGCAAATGGCACTCTTGTTCGTGTCCTCATTCATACAGATGTTACTAAGTATTTGTACTTCAAAGCTGTTGATGGCAGCTTTGTCTACAATAAAGGAAAG GTTCACAAGGTTCCAGCAACTGATATGGAGGCACTCAAATCCCCACTGATGGGTATATTTGAAAAGCGCCGTGCTCGTAAGTTCTTCATTTATGTTCAAGATTATAATGAGACCGATCCCAAAACACATGACGGGATGGACTTGACTAGAGTGACAACTAGAGAACTGATAGC AAAATATGGTCTGGATGACAACACTGTGGACTTTATCGGTCATGCATTAGCACTTCATAGAGATGATCGCTACCTTGATGAACCTGCACTAGATACCGTAAAGAGAATGAAG CTTTATGCGGAGTCTCTTGCACGTTTTCAAGGAGGATCACCATACATTTATCCTTTGTATGGATTGGGAGAGCTCCCCCAG GCATTTGCACGACTTAGTGCTGTTTATGGTGGGACATATATGTTGAACAAACCTGAGTGTAAG GTGGAGTTCAATGAGGTAGGTCAAGTTCTTGGTGTCACATCAGAAGGGGAAACTGCTAGGTGCAAAAAAGTTGTCTGTGATCCTTCATACTTGCCCAACAAG GTTAGGAAGGTTGGTAGGGTTGCAAGGGCAATTGCCATAATGAGCCACCCAATCCCAAACACCAATGAGTCTCATTCAGTGCAGGTTATCCTGCCACAGAAACAGTTGGGTCGCAAATCCGACAT GTATCTTTTCTGTTGCTCTTATTCTCACAACGTTGCTCCAAAGGGAAAATTTATTGCATTTGTTTCAACAGAGGCGGAGACTGATCATCCTGAGACTGAACTTAAGGCAGGAATTGACCTTCTAGGGCCTGTCGATGAGATATTCTTTGATATTTATGACAGATACGAACCAGTCAATGAACCGACCTTAGACAATTGCTTTATATCAACA AGTTATGATGCAACAACACACTTCGAGTCAACTGTCTTGGACGTACTCAACATGTATACCATGATAACTGGGAAg GTTCTTGACCTCAGCGTGGATTTAAGTGCTGCCAGTGCTGCAGAGGAGTGA